In the genome of Phlebotomus papatasi isolate M1 chromosome 2, Ppap_2.1, whole genome shotgun sequence, one region contains:
- the LOC129801240 gene encoding rab-like protein 3 produces MAAIDKVRVILVGDSGVGKTSLTHLIAHSEPLTSPGWTVGCSVEVKLHEYKEGTPQQKTFFVELWDIGGSVSHKNTRGVFYTPTHGVILVHDLTNRKSHENLKQWLMEIINKDGKDIGKGGNDTDFDPEQFLGATHIPILVFGTKLDLVDEAQISKLRQRSSITGSIAEQCGADEICLNCHDTRSVAAGTTDAVKLSRFFDKVIERKYFSKDSSFFNDKRKFVSPFTSPLNTPFNSPFATSSFSSPPTNLDTVIE; encoded by the exons ATGGCCGCCATCGACAAAGTGCGTGTAATTTTAGTTGGAGACTCTG GAGTGGGGAAAACCTCACTGACGCATTTGATTGCTCATAGTGAGCCTCTAACATCGCCAGGATGGACTGTTGGGTGTTCAGTTGAAGTGAAACTGCACGAGTATAAGGAGGGAACTCCGCAgcagaaaacattttttgtagaACTTTGGGATATTGGTGGATCAGTGAGTCATAAAAATACCCGAGGAGTTTTCTATACACCAACTCATGGTGTCATCCTTGTCCATGATCTAACAAATCGCAAAAGTCACGAGAATCTCAAACAGTGGTTGATGGAGATTATCAATAAGGATGGAAAGGATATTGGAAAGGGTGGAAATGATACGGATTTTGATCCTGAACAATTTCTAGGAGCAACTCAT ATACCCATTTTGGTTTTTGGCACAAAGCTAGATTTGGTGGATGAGGCACAGATTTCAAAGCTTCGCCAGAGATCTTCCATTACAGGAAGTATTGCGGAGCAATGTGGGGCCGATGAAATCTGCCTAAATTGCCATGATACAAGATCTGTGGCTGCTGGTACGACGGATGCTGTAAAACTCAGCAGATTCTTTGACAAAGTAATCGAAAGGAAGTATTTTTCCAAAGATTCGAGCTTTTTCAATGACAAACGTAAATTTGTCAGTCCTTTTACGTCACCTTTAAATACACCATTCAATAGCCCCTTTGCCACATCATCATTCTCCAGTCCACCAACAAATCTGGACACTGTAATTGAGTAA